In a genomic window of Feifania hominis:
- the dapF gene encoding diaminopimelate epimerase: protein MNKAKGCETMVRPFVKMHGCGNDYIYFDCLREPLPNPEALSVRLSERHFGIGGDGIVLICPSHTADARMRMFNLDGSEGKMCGNAIRCVGKYLYESGAVPREEMSIETLSGIRRLHLATAGGEVSSVRVDMGRAELAAAHIPVDAAGFGVEPCEPVIGRPLQVGGREFAVTCVSMGNPHCVVFLEEDVDALDLARLGPLFEFHPLFPDRINTEFCNPLPGGEFKMRVWERGSGETLACGTGACASAVAACLTGRAEWGHDIKIRLRGGELTIHCTDEAVYMTGGATTVFKGEVEL, encoded by the coding sequence ATGAATAAGGCAAAAGGATGTGAAACCATGGTCAGGCCCTTTGTAAAAATGCACGGCTGCGGCAACGACTACATCTACTTTGACTGTCTGCGCGAGCCGCTGCCAAACCCCGAGGCGCTGAGCGTTCGGCTCTCTGAACGGCACTTCGGCATCGGCGGCGACGGCATAGTCCTCATCTGTCCGTCCCATACTGCTGACGCGCGTATGCGCATGTTCAACCTAGACGGCAGTGAGGGCAAAATGTGCGGCAACGCCATCCGCTGTGTGGGCAAATACCTTTATGAGAGCGGAGCCGTCCCCCGCGAGGAGATGTCCATTGAGACCCTGTCGGGCATCCGGCGCCTGCACCTCGCCACGGCGGGCGGCGAGGTGAGCTCGGTGCGCGTCGACATGGGGCGTGCCGAACTTGCGGCCGCACACATTCCGGTTGACGCGGCGGGCTTTGGCGTGGAGCCCTGTGAGCCGGTGATCGGCCGGCCGCTGCAGGTGGGCGGCCGGGAGTTTGCCGTCACCTGTGTGAGCATGGGCAATCCCCACTGTGTGGTATTCCTCGAAGAGGATGTCGACGCGCTCGACCTTGCGCGCCTCGGCCCGCTCTTTGAGTTTCATCCGCTCTTTCCCGACCGGATCAATACGGAATTCTGCAACCCTCTCCCGGGGGGCGAATTTAAAATGCGCGTCTGGGAGCGCGGCAGCGGCGAGACTCTCGCCTGCGGTACGGGTGCGTGCGCATCGGCGGTCGCCGCCTGTCTGACCGGCCGCGCCGAGTGGGGACATGACATCAAAATCCGTCTGCGCGGCGGTGAGCTCACCATTCACTGCACCGACGAGGCCGTCTACATGACCGGCGGCGCCACAACCGTTTTTAAGGGGGAAGTTGAACTATGA
- a CDS encoding CTP synthase gives MTKYIFVTGGVVSGLGKGITAASLGRLLKSRGLKVAAQKLDPYINVDPGTMSPFQHGEVFVTEDGAETDLDLGHYERFIDEDLNKYSNLTTGKVYWNVLNKERSGEYLGETVQVIPHITNEIKSFIYAVGRKTDADVVITEIGGTTGDIESQPFLEAIRQISLEVGRNDCLFIHVTLVPYLKSSGEHKSKPTQHSVKELRSIGIMPNIIVARCDEPIDATIRQKIALFCNVRPDCVIENLTLPTLYEAPIMLEEHHFSDIVCRELGLDCPPCDLSEWNEMLRRIHARDSRVTIGLVGKYVKLHDAYLSVAEALRHAGYENGAIVDIRWIDSESITEETAAQQLRDCDGILVPGGFGERGIDGMVIAANYARVNHIPYFGICLGMQIAVISFARYVMGLTAANSSEFSPSGPDSVIDLMPDQQGNLPKGGTMRLGRYPCVIVPGSVMERAYGMREIGERHRHRYEFNNAYRERMQQAGLALTGTSPDGRLVEAVELPGHDFYVGVQYHPEFKSRPNRAHPLFREFVAASLANR, from the coding sequence ATGACAAAGTACATCTTTGTGACCGGCGGCGTCGTGTCCGGTCTTGGCAAGGGGATTACGGCGGCCTCCCTCGGGCGGCTGCTCAAATCGCGTGGGCTCAAGGTAGCCGCGCAGAAGCTCGACCCCTATATCAACGTCGACCCGGGCACCATGAGCCCGTTTCAGCACGGGGAGGTCTTTGTCACCGAGGACGGGGCCGAAACGGACCTCGACCTCGGCCACTATGAGCGCTTCATCGACGAGGACCTCAACAAATACAGCAACCTCACCACCGGCAAGGTCTACTGGAATGTGCTCAACAAGGAGCGAAGCGGCGAGTACCTCGGCGAGACCGTCCAGGTCATCCCCCACATCACAAACGAGATCAAATCGTTCATCTACGCCGTCGGGCGAAAGACCGACGCCGACGTTGTCATCACCGAGATCGGCGGCACCACGGGCGACATCGAAAGCCAGCCCTTTCTCGAGGCAATCCGTCAGATCTCCCTCGAAGTGGGGCGAAACGACTGCCTGTTTATCCACGTGACCCTCGTTCCCTATCTCAAGTCCTCCGGAGAGCACAAGTCGAAGCCCACCCAGCACTCGGTCAAGGAGCTTCGTTCCATCGGCATCATGCCAAACATCATTGTCGCGCGGTGCGACGAGCCCATCGACGCGACCATCCGCCAGAAAATCGCGCTGTTCTGCAACGTGCGGCCCGACTGCGTAATTGAAAATCTCACACTTCCCACGCTCTATGAGGCCCCGATTATGCTTGAGGAACACCACTTCTCCGACATTGTCTGCCGTGAGCTTGGGCTCGACTGTCCTCCCTGCGACCTGAGCGAATGGAATGAGATGCTCCGGCGCATCCACGCGCGCGACAGCCGTGTGACCATCGGCCTGGTCGGAAAGTATGTCAAACTCCACGACGCCTATCTGTCGGTCGCCGAGGCGCTGCGCCACGCCGGGTACGAAAACGGCGCCATCGTCGACATCCGCTGGATCGACTCGGAGAGCATCACAGAGGAAACCGCAGCGCAGCAGCTTCGGGATTGTGACGGCATTCTGGTGCCGGGCGGCTTTGGTGAGCGCGGCATCGACGGCATGGTGATCGCCGCCAACTATGCAAGAGTGAACCACATTCCCTACTTCGGCATCTGTCTCGGCATGCAGATCGCCGTCATCTCGTTTGCGCGGTATGTGATGGGCCTCACTGCCGCGAACTCCAGCGAGTTTTCCCCGAGCGGGCCGGACAGTGTCATCGATCTCATGCCCGATCAGCAGGGAAACCTGCCCAAGGGCGGCACCATGCGTCTCGGGCGGTACCCCTGCGTCATTGTGCCGGGCAGCGTCATGGAACGCGCCTATGGCATGCGTGAGATCGGCGAGCGCCACCGCCACCGCTATGAGTTCAACAACGCCTACCGCGAGCGTATGCAGCAGGCGGGCCTTGCCCTCACTGGCACCTCCCCCGACGGACGGCTGGTGGAGGCCGTTGAACTGCCGGGACACGACTTCTATGTCGGCGTACAGTACCACCCGGAATTCAAGAGCCGCCCAAACAGGGCCCACCCCCTGTTCCGAGAATTTGTTGCGGCCAGTCTCGCAAACCGATAG
- a CDS encoding glutamine synthetase family protein, with amino-acid sequence MNTTRSEVLQFVQENDVKFIRLAFCDIFGTLKNIAIMSSELPRAFEHGISFDASAVQGFMNIEESDLLLFPDPSTITVLPWRPQQGRVARFFCDIRHPDGRPFEGDGRTVLGHAIERAAQLGYTCKIGSECEFYLFELDADGNPTLCPQDHAGYLDVSPMDRGENVRREICLSLEEMGIAPESSHHEQGPGQNEIDFHYGDALAAADNLASFKSVVKAVALQNGLFASFLPKPLKNVSGSGLHINMSLFRDGANIFRTDGVTHCRDAESFIAGILRRVCEITVFLNPLTNSYHRFGSFEAPKYVTWSHQNRSPLIRIPAAKGEYSRMELRSADPACNPYFAFALLIFAGLEGIRDGLPLGEPSNFDLLQVDLSGRRKELEKLPETLGAAVELARQSAFLRSVLPETTIDKYLDSKLAQWREYSIAEDRELFERNTYFEII; translated from the coding sequence ATGAATACCACAAGGAGCGAAGTGCTTCAGTTTGTGCAGGAAAATGACGTCAAGTTCATTCGCCTGGCTTTCTGTGACATCTTCGGCACGCTGAAAAACATCGCCATTATGTCAAGCGAGCTTCCGCGCGCGTTTGAACACGGTATCTCGTTTGATGCGTCAGCCGTGCAGGGCTTTATGAACATTGAGGAGTCGGACCTTCTGCTCTTCCCCGACCCCTCCACCATCACGGTTTTGCCCTGGCGGCCGCAGCAGGGCCGTGTGGCGCGCTTTTTCTGTGATATCCGCCACCCGGACGGGCGCCCTTTCGAGGGGGATGGGCGCACCGTGCTCGGTCACGCCATCGAGCGTGCGGCACAGCTCGGCTACACCTGCAAAATCGGCTCGGAGTGTGAATTCTACCTCTTCGAGCTCGACGCTGACGGGAACCCGACTCTGTGCCCGCAGGACCACGCGGGGTATCTCGACGTCTCTCCCATGGACCGCGGCGAGAACGTCCGGCGGGAAATCTGCCTGTCCCTCGAGGAGATGGGAATTGCGCCCGAGAGTTCCCACCACGAGCAGGGCCCCGGCCAGAACGAAATTGACTTTCACTACGGTGACGCGCTCGCGGCAGCGGACAACCTCGCCTCTTTCAAATCGGTTGTCAAGGCCGTGGCGCTGCAAAACGGCCTCTTTGCGTCGTTTCTGCCAAAGCCGCTGAAAAACGTCAGCGGTAGCGGGCTCCACATCAACATGTCCCTCTTCCGCGACGGGGCGAATATCTTTCGCACCGACGGCGTCACCCACTGCCGGGATGCCGAGAGCTTTATCGCGGGAATTCTGCGCCGGGTTTGCGAGATCACGGTCTTCTTGAATCCCCTGACCAACTCCTACCACCGCTTCGGCAGCTTTGAAGCCCCAAAGTATGTCACCTGGTCGCACCAGAACCGCTCGCCGCTGATACGCATTCCTGCGGCAAAGGGCGAGTATTCGCGCATGGAGCTGCGCTCGGCCGACCCGGCCTGCAACCCCTACTTCGCGTTTGCCCTGCTGATTTTCGCCGGTCTTGAGGGCATACGGGACGGTCTGCCGCTCGGCGAGCCCTCCAACTTTGATCTGCTTCAGGTCGATCTCAGCGGCCGGCGAAAAGAGCTTGAAAAGTTGCCTGAGACTCTGGGGGCGGCGGTCGAGCTCGCCCGTCAGAGCGCCTTTTTGCGCAGTGTTCTGCCCGAGACAACCATTGACAAATACCTCGACAGCAAGCTCGCACAGTGGCGCGAGTACAGCATCGCCGAGGACCGGGAACTGTTTGAGCGCAACACCTATTTTGAAATCATCTGA
- a CDS encoding glutamate synthase — protein sequence MIIDANRMHFQALNSLVRSSEDPEIQIANCLGQRYIASGLCGRTITVSGTPGNALGAYLDGGTIRVLGNAQDATGDTMNDGRIFIHGSSGDATGYAMRGGRIYVEHSVGYRAGIHMKAYQDRVPVLMIGGRAGSFLGEYQAGGLIVVLDLDREPGSFSPNFCATGMHGGKIILRRETAPEGLPPQVTAREMTDADLREMEPCLEEFCAEFGRDKASILDHPFFVLEPDTKNPYKQLYTHN from the coding sequence TTGATTATCGACGCAAATCGCATGCATTTTCAAGCTCTCAACTCCCTGGTCCGCAGCAGCGAAGACCCGGAGATTCAAATTGCAAACTGCCTCGGCCAACGCTACATTGCAAGCGGCCTGTGCGGCCGGACAATCACCGTTTCCGGCACGCCGGGAAACGCGCTCGGCGCCTATCTCGACGGCGGAACGATTCGCGTGCTGGGCAACGCTCAGGATGCGACCGGCGACACCATGAACGACGGGCGCATCTTCATCCACGGCTCGTCGGGCGACGCGACCGGTTACGCCATGCGCGGCGGACGTATCTATGTGGAACACAGCGTCGGCTACCGCGCAGGCATTCACATGAAAGCCTATCAAGACCGGGTTCCGGTGCTCATGATCGGCGGGCGGGCCGGCAGTTTTCTCGGTGAGTACCAGGCGGGCGGTCTGATCGTCGTGCTCGATCTTGACCGGGAGCCGGGCAGTTTCTCGCCGAATTTCTGTGCGACGGGCATGCACGGCGGAAAAATCATTCTGCGCCGCGAGACGGCGCCCGAGGGGCTGCCGCCCCAGGTGACGGCGCGCGAAATGACGGATGCTGACCTGCGGGAGATGGAACCCTGTCTCGAGGAGTTCTGCGCCGAGTTTGGCCGGGACAAGGCTTCGATTCTCGACCACCCCTTTTTCGTGTTGGAACCGGACACAAAAAATCCCTACAAGCAGCTCTACACCCACAACTGA
- a CDS encoding ANTAR domain-containing response regulator produces MHSVLLVSSAGKTGSALGEFLRSCSYGRLTSVCSGGEARRLLPCSDFELIVINTPLPDEFGQELAMTAAESTASGVLLLVKSELADPLSEKVESCGVFVVPKPVSRQLFFQAVRLAAASRSRILGLQNRNLQLQEKIEEIRLVDRAKCALIQYLDMTEPQAHRYLEKQAMDMRCTRREIAEAVLRTYES; encoded by the coding sequence ATGCACAGCGTCCTTTTGGTATCGAGTGCCGGAAAGACAGGCTCGGCGCTCGGCGAATTTCTGCGCTCGTGCTCCTACGGCCGTCTCACATCTGTCTGCTCCGGGGGCGAGGCAAGGCGGCTGCTTCCCTGCTCTGACTTTGAGCTGATTGTGATCAACACCCCTCTCCCGGATGAGTTCGGCCAGGAACTCGCCATGACGGCCGCCGAAAGTACGGCGTCGGGCGTTTTGCTGCTCGTCAAAAGTGAGCTCGCCGACCCTCTGTCTGAAAAAGTGGAGTCCTGCGGGGTCTTTGTTGTGCCAAAGCCTGTATCCCGCCAGCTCTTCTTTCAGGCGGTAAGGCTCGCCGCCGCATCCCGCAGCCGTATCCTCGGTCTACAGAATCGAAATCTTCAGCTTCAGGAGAAGATCGAGGAGATCCGCCTTGTCGATCGCGCCAAGTGCGCGCTGATTCAGTATCTCGATATGACCGAACCCCAGGCCCACCGGTATCTGGAAAAACAGGCGATGGATATGCGCTGTACCCGCAGGGAAATCGCCGAGGCGGTGCTTCGCACCTATGAATCCTGA
- a CDS encoding LL-diaminopimelate aminotransferase, translated as MKINENYLKLQDSYLFSTIARKVASYTAAHPERTVIRLGIGDVTRPLCPAVVRALEEASREMGTPEGFHGYGPEQGYDFLREAVALYYSSHGVTLSADEIYISDGAKSDLGNILDLFDADNRVLIPDPVYPVYVDTNIMAGREIVFLDANASNGFLPMPDDAVQADLIYLCSPNNPTGAVYNHAQLKAWVDYALQTGAVILFDAAYECFVGDGLPHSIFEIEGARGCAIEFCSLSKTAGFTGTRCGYTVVPHELRCAGVSLGSLWLRRQTTKFNGVPYIVQRGAAAVFSPEGRREIEENLRYYRDNARIMADVLREMGVWFTGGAYSPYLWLRCPRGLSSWEYFDQLLEQANVVGTPGAGFGRNGEGYFRLTAFGERGATVEAMERIRKMG; from the coding sequence ATGAAAATCAACGAAAACTATTTGAAACTGCAGGACAGCTATCTCTTTTCAACCATCGCCCGGAAAGTGGCCTCTTACACCGCCGCCCACCCGGAGCGCACCGTCATCCGCCTCGGCATCGGCGACGTGACCCGTCCGCTCTGCCCTGCCGTTGTACGGGCGCTCGAGGAGGCCTCCCGGGAGATGGGCACGCCCGAAGGCTTTCACGGCTACGGCCCCGAACAGGGCTACGACTTCCTGCGGGAGGCCGTCGCGCTCTACTACAGCTCCCACGGCGTGACGCTCTCAGCGGATGAGATCTACATCTCAGACGGGGCAAAGAGCGATCTTGGCAACATCCTCGACCTCTTTGACGCCGACAATCGCGTGCTCATACCCGATCCGGTCTACCCGGTCTATGTCGACACCAACATCATGGCGGGGCGGGAGATCGTCTTTCTTGACGCAAACGCCTCAAACGGCTTTCTCCCCATGCCGGACGATGCCGTGCAGGCTGATCTGATCTACCTGTGTTCGCCGAACAATCCCACCGGCGCTGTCTACAACCACGCCCAGCTCAAGGCCTGGGTTGACTATGCGCTTCAAACCGGCGCCGTCATCCTCTTTGACGCGGCTTATGAGTGCTTTGTCGGGGATGGACTGCCCCACAGCATCTTTGAAATCGAGGGAGCGCGCGGCTGCGCGATTGAGTTCTGTTCACTGTCCAAGACCGCCGGCTTCACCGGCACGCGCTGCGGCTACACGGTTGTGCCGCATGAGCTGCGCTGCGCCGGCGTTTCTCTGGGCAGTCTCTGGCTGCGCCGCCAGACCACCAAATTCAACGGCGTGCCCTACATCGTGCAGCGCGGCGCCGCCGCGGTCTTCTCGCCCGAGGGCCGCCGCGAGATTGAAGAGAATCTGCGCTACTACCGGGACAATGCCCGCATCATGGCAGACGTTCTGCGTGAGATGGGTGTCTGGTTTACCGGCGGGGCATATTCTCCCTATCTGTGGCTGCGCTGCCCGCGCGGACTCTCCTCCTGGGAGTACTTCGATCAGCTCCTCGAGCAGGCAAACGTAGTCGGCACTCCAGGTGCGGGCTTCGGCCGCAACGGCGAGGGCTACTTCCGCCTGACCGCTTTCGGAGAGCGCGGCGCCACCGTTGAGGCCATGGAACGCATCCGCAAAATGGGATAG
- a CDS encoding adenylosuccinate synthase, which yields MLTAIVGINWGDEGKGRMVDLLSREYDVVARYQGGNNAGHTVVNDQGKFILNLLPSGILRPEVVNVMGNGMVIDLKHLCGEMDRLIEAGVRITPENLKISERAIICMPYHVQQDVLEEDRLGDAKYGSTRRGIGPVYGDKYLKKCLRMGDLLYPETLEKRLAGIVEWKNLTIRGAYGADTVKVNDLMSWLCSFGGRLKPFICDTGLYLDGAAREGKNILFEAQLGALRDIDFGIYPYTSSSYVLSAYAPIGAGIPGRKLDRSIGIMKAYSTCVGEGPFTAELFGEPAERLREAGGEYGAATGRPRRVGPFDAVASRYGVRVQGADCLALTKLDVLSYLKEIPICTGYEVDGVLTREFPFGDILNTARPVFETVEGWNCDISGCRRVSDLPRAAYDYIKLLEKLVGCPIQYVSVGPQREAYLKMF from the coding sequence ATGTTAACAGCTATTGTCGGCATCAACTGGGGCGACGAGGGAAAGGGCCGTATGGTCGATCTGCTCTCGCGTGAATACGACGTGGTCGCCCGCTACCAGGGCGGCAACAACGCCGGCCACACCGTGGTCAACGACCAGGGGAAATTTATTTTAAATCTTCTGCCCTCCGGCATTCTCCGCCCGGAGGTTGTCAACGTCATGGGCAACGGCATGGTCATTGACCTCAAACACCTCTGCGGCGAAATGGACCGGCTGATTGAGGCAGGTGTGCGCATCACGCCGGAAAACCTCAAAATCAGCGAGCGCGCCATCATCTGCATGCCCTATCATGTGCAGCAGGATGTGCTTGAGGAGGATCGTCTGGGCGATGCCAAATACGGCTCAACCCGCCGGGGCATCGGCCCGGTCTACGGGGACAAATATCTGAAAAAATGTCTGCGAATGGGCGATCTGCTCTATCCCGAAACACTCGAGAAGCGCCTTGCCGGCATTGTCGAGTGGAAAAACCTCACCATCCGCGGCGCCTATGGCGCAGACACGGTCAAGGTCAACGATCTGATGAGCTGGCTTTGCAGCTTCGGCGGCCGGCTCAAGCCTTTCATCTGCGATACCGGCCTCTATCTCGACGGCGCCGCACGCGAGGGAAAGAACATTCTCTTTGAGGCCCAGCTCGGCGCGCTGCGCGATATCGACTTCGGCATCTACCCCTACACCTCGTCGTCCTATGTGCTGTCCGCCTACGCACCCATCGGAGCGGGAATTCCGGGGCGCAAGCTCGACCGCTCCATCGGCATCATGAAAGCCTATTCCACCTGCGTCGGAGAGGGGCCTTTTACGGCGGAGCTCTTCGGCGAGCCGGCCGAGCGGCTGCGCGAGGCGGGCGGCGAATACGGCGCGGCAACCGGTCGGCCCCGCCGCGTCGGGCCCTTTGATGCGGTGGCTTCCCGCTACGGTGTGCGGGTTCAGGGCGCCGACTGTCTGGCCCTGACCAAGCTCGATGTGCTGAGCTATCTGAAAGAAATTCCGATCTGCACCGGCTATGAGGTGGACGGTGTGCTCACGCGTGAGTTCCCGTTCGGTGATATTCTGAATACGGCCCGTCCCGTCTTTGAAACCGTCGAGGGCTGGAACTGCGATATCTCCGGCTGCCGGCGGGTAAGCGATCTGCCCCGCGCCGCCTACGACTATATCAAACTGCTCGAAAAGCTCGTCGGCTGCCCGATTCAGTATGTGTCGGTCGGCCCGCAGCGCGAGGCCTATCTCAAAATGTTCTGA
- a CDS encoding glutamate synthase-related protein, whose protein sequence is MPVDFIYPDYEVVRSESRCTVCRLCERQCANGVHSFSESLGRMQSDETRCVNCQRCVSLCPTRALKIVRTDNTYKQNANWTADAISDVYRQAGTGGVLLSSMGNPRELPVYWDRLLINASQVTNPSIDPLREPMETKITLGKRPGRIERNPDGSLRDNLPPHLTLNSPILFSAMSYGSISYNAHESLARAAEELGIYYNTGEGGLHEDFYRYGPHTIVQVASGRFGVHRGYLEAGAAIEIKIGQGAKPGIGGHLPGSKIVGDISRTRMIPEGSDAISPAPHHDIYSIEDLRQLVYSLKEATAYCKPIIVKIAAVHNVAAIASGVARSGADIIAIDGFRGGTGAAPSRIRDHVGIPIELALASVDTRLREEGIRDEVCIIAGGSIRSSADVVKAIALGADACYIATAALLALGCHLCRSCHAGLCNWGIATQRPELTARLNPDEGYKRLVNLVTAWNNEIKEMMGGMGINSIEALRGNRLMLRGIGLSEKELEILGVKHAGE, encoded by the coding sequence ATGCCTGTTGATTTCATCTATCCCGACTATGAGGTAGTGCGCAGCGAGAGCCGCTGCACCGTCTGCCGCCTGTGTGAACGCCAGTGCGCAAACGGGGTTCACTCTTTCAGCGAATCACTCGGCAGGATGCAGAGCGATGAGACCCGGTGTGTCAACTGCCAGCGCTGTGTGAGCCTCTGTCCCACAAGGGCGCTTAAAATTGTCAGAACCGACAATACTTATAAGCAGAATGCCAACTGGACGGCAGATGCCATTTCGGACGTCTACCGCCAGGCCGGAACCGGCGGCGTGCTGCTCTCCTCCATGGGGAATCCCCGGGAGCTTCCGGTGTACTGGGACCGGCTTCTGATCAACGCCTCCCAGGTGACCAACCCCTCCATCGACCCGCTGCGCGAACCGATGGAGACCAAGATCACTCTCGGCAAACGGCCGGGCAGAATCGAACGCAATCCCGACGGCAGTCTGCGTGACAATCTGCCGCCCCATCTGACCCTCAATTCCCCCATCCTCTTTTCGGCCATGTCCTACGGTTCCATCAGCTACAACGCCCACGAGAGTCTCGCGCGCGCCGCTGAGGAGCTCGGCATCTACTACAACACCGGCGAGGGCGGCCTGCACGAGGATTTCTACCGCTATGGGCCGCACACCATCGTACAGGTGGCGTCAGGGCGCTTCGGTGTCCACCGCGGTTACCTCGAGGCGGGCGCGGCCATTGAGATCAAAATCGGCCAGGGTGCAAAACCCGGTATCGGCGGCCATCTGCCCGGTTCAAAGATCGTCGGGGACATCTCACGCACCCGCATGATTCCCGAGGGCTCAGACGCCATCTCTCCCGCCCCGCACCACGACATCTACTCCATTGAAGATCTGCGCCAGCTCGTCTACTCCCTCAAGGAGGCGACGGCCTACTGCAAGCCCATCATCGTCAAGATTGCGGCCGTACACAACGTCGCTGCCATTGCAAGCGGCGTCGCCCGCTCGGGAGCCGACATCATTGCCATCGACGGGTTCCGCGGCGGCACCGGCGCCGCACCCTCCCGCATCCGCGACCATGTGGGCATTCCCATTGAACTCGCCCTTGCGAGCGTGGACACCCGGCTGCGGGAGGAGGGAATCCGCGATGAGGTCTGTATCATCGCAGGCGGCAGCATCCGAAGCAGCGCCGACGTTGTCAAGGCCATTGCTCTGGGCGCAGACGCCTGCTACATCGCCACCGCTGCCCTGCTCGCTCTCGGCTGCCATCTGTGCCGCAGCTGCCACGCAGGTCTGTGCAACTGGGGCATCGCCACGCAGCGTCCCGAGCTCACCGCCCGGCTCAACCCCGACGAGGGCTACAAAAGACTTGTCAATTTGGTCACCGCGTGGAATAATGAAATCAAAGAGATGATGGGCGGCATGGGAATCAATTCCATCGAAGCTCTCAGAGGCAACCGTCTCATGCTGCGCGGGATTGGCCTCAGCGAAAAAGAACTCGAAATACTTGGCGTCAAGCACGCCGGAGAGTGA
- a CDS encoding class II glutamine amidotransferase, giving the protein MQKEGQVRIPSGCAISGIFAKDASAICGDQIIRSIATMHDRSNGLGGGFAGYGIYPQYREFYALHIFYDSHAAKDSCEAFLERHFDIVNLSKIPTRKTPAITGEPLIWRYFVMPLHTKLESSQLDEAEFVARSVIRINAEISGAYVFSSGKNMGVFKAVGYPEDVGEFYRLDEYEGYCWTAHGRYPTNTPGWWGGAHPFAMLDYSVVHNGEISSYDANRRYIEMFGYRCTLQTDTEVITYIIDYLVRRCGLTLEETAGVIAAPFWSTIERLAEPQRKQLTYLRNAFPSLLITGPFSILLGFTGGLMALNDRLKLRSMVAAERGNLFYVASEECAIRVLAPELDRLWSPRGGEPVIVRLHEGVQ; this is encoded by the coding sequence ATGCAAAAAGAGGGACAGGTGCGCATCCCATCGGGCTGCGCCATCTCCGGCATATTCGCAAAGGATGCAAGCGCCATCTGCGGCGACCAGATCATCCGCTCCATTGCGACCATGCACGATCGCTCAAACGGTCTGGGCGGCGGCTTTGCGGGCTACGGAATCTATCCGCAGTACCGCGAGTTCTACGCACTGCACATCTTCTACGACTCCCATGCCGCAAAGGACAGCTGCGAGGCTTTCCTCGAGCGCCACTTTGACATTGTGAATCTCTCCAAGATTCCCACGCGCAAGACACCCGCCATCACCGGCGAACCGCTGATCTGGCGGTATTTCGTCATGCCGCTGCACACAAAGCTCGAGAGCAGTCAGCTCGACGAGGCCGAATTTGTCGCGCGCAGCGTCATCCGCATCAATGCCGAAATCAGCGGCGCCTATGTCTTTTCCAGCGGCAAGAACATGGGGGTCTTCAAGGCCGTCGGCTACCCCGAGGATGTGGGCGAATTCTACCGTCTTGACGAGTACGAGGGCTACTGCTGGACGGCGCACGGCCGCTACCCGACCAACACGCCCGGCTGGTGGGGCGGCGCCCATCCCTTTGCCATGCTCGACTACTCGGTTGTGCACAATGGCGAGATCTCCTCCTACGACGCCAACCGCCGCTACATCGAAATGTTCGGCTACCGATGCACCCTGCAGACCGACACCGAGGTCATCACCTATATCATCGACTATCTCGTGCGCCGCTGCGGACTCACTCTCGAGGAGACGGCCGGCGTCATTGCCGCCCCTTTCTGGAGCACCATCGAGCGCCTTGCCGAGCCGCAGCGTAAGCAGCTGACCTATCTGAGAAATGCCTTTCCCAGTCTGCTCATCACAGGGCCCTTTTCCATACTGCTCGGTTTCACCGGCGGACTCATGGCACTCAATGACCGCCTCAAACTGCGCTCCATGGTGGCGGCTGAGCGGGGCAATCTGTTCTATGTCGCAAGCGAAGAGTGCGCCATCCGGGTGCTCGCGCCCGAACTCGACCGGCTGTGGTCGCCGCGCGGCGGCGAGCCCGTCATCGTCCGGCTGCATGAGGGGGTGCAATAA